The Thalassospira sp. ER-Se-21-Dark genome includes a region encoding these proteins:
- the rnpA gene encoding ribonuclease P protein component, protein MTVSVERLKKRAEFLRVAGTRRKWVTQGLILQGAPRPGIKPDTEYAGEDRLVRVGFTVTKKVGKAVVRNRVRRRLRAVAEQLMSEHALPGWDYVVIGRAQTIDRPFDKLIDDMRFALRRVPDAKPSAPDARRPKKGRANSKSAGSTKAGGPGK, encoded by the coding sequence GTGACCGTTTCGGTGGAACGCCTTAAAAAGCGGGCGGAGTTTCTCCGTGTTGCGGGCACCCGCCGGAAATGGGTTACACAGGGATTGATCCTGCAGGGCGCACCGCGGCCGGGGATCAAACCGGACACAGAATACGCCGGTGAAGACCGACTCGTACGAGTCGGGTTTACCGTCACCAAAAAGGTGGGAAAGGCCGTCGTCCGCAATCGCGTTCGGCGGCGTTTGCGTGCTGTGGCAGAGCAATTGATGAGCGAACACGCATTGCCCGGTTGGGATTATGTTGTGATCGGTCGTGCGCAGACCATTGATCGGCCGTTTGACAAGCTGATCGATGATATGCGTTTTGCCCTGCGTCGGGTTCCTGATGCCAAGCCGTCTGCGCCTGATGCGCGTCGTCCGAAAAAAGGGCGCGCCAACAGCAAGTCAGCCGGTTCGACGAAGGCAGGAGGCCCGGGAAAATGA
- the rpmH gene encoding 50S ribosomal protein L34, with product MKRTYQPSKLVRKRRHGFRSRSATVGGRRVLTARRAKGRKRLSA from the coding sequence GTGAAGCGCACCTACCAGCCAAGCAAACTCGTACGGAAACGCCGCCACGGCTTCCGTTCCCGCAGCGCGACCGTCGGTGGCCGCCGTGTGCTGACCGCACGCCGCGCCAAGGGCCGCAAGCGTCTGTCGGCCTAA
- a CDS encoding Ig-like domain-containing protein produces MADDARDTENSRSEDGRSDLDHQASTEDLERSLGQDGESDELVELHDDQDSSARPQEQELGSVHYGTQIRNPQGEEQQAFQRQNAAAQRQESAQAREATEQQTISLNETAEIENNLDTGADTFQSNLGSDGADDLSLQSEPSTVDLPEIPLATNDTNALRGEREEPGPGTDEGLRPDFIPPVEQAAAPEAVVAEDELEEDDELLLEDELDTEDELEVEDPKVADAPSLSADDVTGAEDSAIALDLSASLNDLDGGSETLTITISGLPDGAVLSAGTDNGDGTWTLTPGQLSGLTLTPPDNFSGSIDLDISATSREANGSVATTNASFTVDVTGVADGATLDVSDASGAEDSAIALDIDTELLDGSENLAITIEGVPNGATLSAGTDNGDGTWTLSADQLEGLTLTPAEDFSGEIDLSVLVSTTDGDDTAVVMQNLTVDVEGVADTPTLDISDASGNEDGAIALNIDAGLTDSSETLTVTISGVPDGATLSAGADNGDGTWTLSSDQLSGLTITPPEDFSGSFDLGVTATSADDEDVATQTGAITVDVAGVADAPTLDVSNAAGNEDSAIALDIDAGLTDSSETLTITISGVPEGAALSAGTDNGDGTWSLNSAQLAGLTITPPEDFSGSFVLGVTATSTDGEDVATTTSSISVDVAGVADAPTLGSSDASGNEDNAIALDINAGLTDANETLTVTISGVPDGATLSAGADNGDGTWTLNSDQLAGLTITPPDDFSGSFDLGVTATSADGSDVATTTSSITVDVAGVADAPTLDLSDATGNEDNSIALDIDAGLTDSSETLTVTISGVPGGATLSAGTDNGDGTWSLSSDQLSGLTITPPEDFSGSFDLGVSATSADGSDVATATGSITVDVAGVADAPTLDVANASGSEDSAIALDIDAGLTDSSETLAVTISGVPQGAAMSAGTDNGDGSWTLSSEQLAGLTITPPENFSGSFDLGVTATSADGADVATTTGSITVDVAGVADAPTLDVSNAAGNEDNAIALGIDAGLSDSSETLTVTISGVPDGASLSAGNDNGDGTWTLSSEQLEGLTITPPEDFSGSFDLGVTATSADGEDIATTTGSITVDVDGVADAPALDVSNASGNEDSAIALDIDAGLTDSSETLTVTISGVPNGGTLSAGTDNGDGTWTLSSQQLAGLTITPPEDFSGSFDLGVTATSADGSDVATTTGSITVDVAGVADAPTLGLSDASGNEDGAIALSIDAGLTDSSETLTVTISGVPNGGTLSAGTDNGDGTWTLSSEQLDGLTITPPEDFSGSFDLGVRATSADGKDVATTTGSITVDVAGVADAPALDVSSASGNEDSAIALDIDAGLTDSSETLTVTISGVPNGGTLSAGTDNGDGTWTLSSEQLADLTITPPEDYSGSFDLGVTATSADGEDVATTTSSITVDVAAVADAPTLDLSDASGAEDSAIALNIDAGLTDANETLTVTISGVPDGATLSAGTNNGDGTWSLEPGQLEGLTITPPEDFSGSFDLGVTATSADGEDVATTTDSITVDVTGVADDPTLDVSDASGNEDSAIALNIDAGLADSSETLTITISGVPEGATLSAGTDNGDGTWTLSGDQLEGLSVTPPSDFSGSFDLEITASTQDGIDIASVTDTVMVDVAGVADVPTLDVANASGSEDSAITLDIDAGLTDSSESLTVTISGVPEGSALSAGTDNGDGTWTLSSEQLDGLTITPPENFSGSFDLGVTATSADGEDVATTTGSITVDVSGVGDAPTLEVSNSAGTEDSAIALNLDAGLTDSSETLTVTISGVPGGAALSAGTDNGDGTWTLNSEQLDGLTITPPENFSGSFDLGVAATSADGEDVSTTTGSITVDVTGVADAPTLDVSNAAGNEDSAIALNLDAGLTDSSETLTVTISGVPDGATLSTGADNGDGTWSLSSEQLAGLTITPPENFSGSFDLGVTATSADGEDVATTVGSITVDVAGVADAPTLDTSDATGNEDNAIALDIDAGLADSSETLTVTISGVPEGAALSAGTDNGDGTWTLSSEQLDGLTITPPENFSGSFDLGVAATSSDGEDVATTTDSITVDVSGVADAPTLDVSNASGNEDSAIALNLDAGLSDSSETLTVTISGVPGGATLSAGTDNGDGTWTLSSDQLSGLTITPPEDFSGSFDLGVTATSADGEDVATTTGSITVDVSGVADAPTLDVSDAAGNEDSAIALNLDAGLADSSETLTVTISGVPEGAVLSAGTDNGDGSWTLNPEQLDGLTVTPAEDFSGSFDLRVTATSADGEDIASVSDTITVDVAGVADAPILDVSDASGSEDSDIALDIEAGLSDASEVLSVTISGMPEGARLSAGTDNGDGTWSLAAADLAGLTLTPAENYSGAFDLEVTVTSTDGADTSTISDTITVDVGGVADTPSLDVSDISGNEDTDIALAIDAGLSDSSETMTITVSGVPDGASLSAGTNNGDGTWTLSAGDLEGLTITPPDDYSGAFDLAVTVTSTDGSDTSSVSDTITVNVAGVADTPTLEVEDASGDEGTAVALDIDAAVTDASETLTVTVSGVPDGASLSAGTNNGDGTWTLTSAQLSGLTISAASDYAGTFELTVSVQSRDGEDTATTTAILEVTFDPVQDDDEVIWDPNDDGVIETGSGNDTVGGNDGDDTISTNAGNDTIWAGNGDDVVYAGDGDDSVTGDGGNDTIYGGGGNDTLHGGEGRNTIDGGTGNDYITGGSDRDTIRSSAGDNIVYASEGQNYIETGAGNDSLYAGSGDDTILGGDGDNYVSAGEGRNDITTGSGDDSILAGSGNDTISAGDGDNYINVGEGKNTIASGIGDDTIMTGSGDDVIDAGDGNNTITAGEGRNTIDTGSGDDSITTGSDKDTISAGDGNDSIDAGSGHNTVWGGGGDDSIHGAWGDDTFYGGDGNDILNADGGDNVFDGGAGDDTLSAGWGEDTFYGGAGNDYLDGGGDDDSLDGGDGNDRLLGGAGDDMLLGGAGNDILLGGEGGDTLIGGIGDDSLYGGGGSDLFIFNMGDGNDHVDGGANGWTTDTIELHGAGGGNIDSSDWTLVLDEGEITKSKGHSFELSTDSSGTIVFSDGSELTFSNVERIEW; encoded by the coding sequence ATGGCGGACGACGCGCGCGATACTGAAAATTCCCGATCTGAGGATGGTCGGAGTGATCTTGACCACCAGGCCTCGACAGAGGATCTGGAGCGTTCGCTTGGTCAGGATGGCGAAAGTGACGAACTGGTCGAATTGCACGACGACCAGGACAGTTCCGCGCGTCCGCAGGAACAGGAATTGGGATCGGTTCATTACGGTACCCAGATCCGAAATCCGCAAGGCGAAGAACAGCAAGCGTTCCAGCGCCAGAATGCCGCAGCCCAGCGCCAGGAAAGTGCGCAGGCAAGAGAGGCCACCGAACAACAGACCATTTCCCTGAATGAAACGGCCGAGATCGAAAACAACCTCGATACCGGGGCTGACACATTCCAAAGTAATCTTGGATCAGACGGGGCCGATGACCTGTCCCTGCAATCGGAGCCGAGCACGGTTGATTTGCCGGAAATTCCGCTTGCGACCAATGATACCAATGCGCTGCGCGGTGAGCGCGAAGAACCTGGCCCGGGTACGGACGAAGGTCTTCGGCCCGATTTCATTCCCCCCGTTGAACAGGCAGCAGCGCCAGAAGCCGTGGTTGCCGAAGACGAGCTTGAAGAAGACGACGAGCTTCTTCTTGAGGATGAACTTGATACCGAGGACGAGCTCGAGGTCGAAGACCCCAAGGTGGCGGATGCGCCGTCTCTGAGTGCGGATGATGTCACCGGTGCCGAAGACAGTGCCATTGCCCTTGATCTGTCAGCATCGCTTAATGACCTTGATGGCGGCAGTGAAACGCTCACCATCACGATTTCCGGTTTGCCCGACGGGGCTGTTCTTTCGGCTGGTACGGACAATGGCGATGGTACCTGGACCCTCACGCCGGGACAGCTGAGCGGTTTGACCCTGACGCCGCCGGACAATTTCAGCGGATCGATTGATCTCGACATATCGGCAACCAGTCGCGAAGCCAATGGCAGTGTTGCGACAACAAATGCCAGCTTCACCGTCGACGTCACCGGTGTCGCGGACGGCGCAACGCTTGATGTTTCCGATGCCAGTGGCGCTGAAGACAGCGCGATCGCGCTTGATATCGATACCGAACTTCTGGATGGCAGTGAAAACCTCGCGATCACCATTGAAGGTGTTCCGAATGGTGCGACGCTGTCTGCCGGGACGGATAATGGGGATGGCACCTGGACGCTGAGTGCGGATCAACTCGAAGGCCTGACCCTCACGCCTGCGGAAGACTTCAGCGGCGAAATCGATCTTTCGGTTCTGGTGTCGACCACCGATGGCGATGATACCGCCGTTGTGATGCAAAACCTCACTGTTGACGTCGAAGGCGTCGCCGATACACCGACGCTGGATATCAGCGATGCATCCGGCAACGAAGATGGCGCGATTGCGCTTAATATCGATGCCGGGCTTACTGATAGCTCAGAAACTCTAACGGTCACGATCTCGGGCGTTCCGGATGGTGCAACCTTGTCGGCAGGTGCCGATAATGGCGACGGCACATGGACTTTGAGTTCTGATCAGCTTTCAGGTCTGACCATCACGCCGCCTGAGGACTTCAGCGGATCGTTCGATCTTGGTGTGACGGCAACTTCGGCAGATGACGAAGACGTTGCGACACAGACCGGCGCAATCACCGTTGATGTTGCGGGCGTTGCGGATGCACCAACGCTGGACGTCAGCAATGCTGCTGGCAACGAAGATTCTGCGATTGCGCTTGATATCGATGCTGGCCTTACGGATTCCAGTGAAACCCTGACAATTACGATCTCGGGTGTTCCAGAAGGTGCTGCCTTGTCGGCCGGCACTGATAATGGTGACGGCACTTGGTCGTTGAATTCTGCTCAGCTGGCAGGTCTCACAATCACACCGCCTGAGGACTTTAGCGGCTCGTTTGTCCTTGGCGTGACGGCAACGTCGACTGATGGCGAAGATGTCGCAACGACGACAAGTTCGATCTCCGTTGATGTTGCGGGCGTTGCAGATGCACCGACGCTGGGTTCGTCTGATGCTTCCGGCAACGAAGATAATGCAATTGCACTGGACATCAATGCCGGGCTGACGGATGCCAACGAGACTCTGACAGTTACCATCTCCGGAGTTCCGGACGGCGCGACCTTGTCGGCTGGTGCCGACAACGGTGACGGGACTTGGACGTTGAATTCGGATCAGCTGGCAGGTCTCACAATCACACCGCCCGATGATTTCAGCGGCTCGTTCGATCTTGGTGTGACGGCGACTTCGGCAGATGGATCGGATGTTGCGACAACGACCAGCTCAATCACCGTTGATGTCGCCGGCGTTGCAGATGCGCCGACGCTGGATCTCTCTGATGCTACAGGCAACGAAGACAATTCAATTGCACTGGACATCGATGCTGGGCTTACCGATAGCTCAGAAACTCTCACGGTCACGATCTCAGGCGTTCCGGGCGGTGCAACCTTGTCGGCAGGTACCGACAACGGTGATGGCACATGGTCGTTGAGTTCTGATCAGCTTTCAGGTTTGACCATCACGCCACCAGAAGACTTCAGTGGATCATTCGATCTTGGTGTGTCCGCGACGTCGGCTGATGGCTCCGATGTTGCGACAGCGACCGGTTCGATCACGGTTGATGTTGCTGGTGTCGCAGATGCGCCGACACTTGATGTCGCAAATGCAAGCGGTTCTGAAGATAGTGCGATCGCACTCGATATTGATGCTGGCCTTACGGATTCAAGTGAAACACTGGCCGTGACAATCAGTGGCGTTCCGCAAGGCGCTGCCATGTCGGCTGGTACGGATAACGGTGATGGCAGCTGGACGCTGAGCTCCGAGCAGCTTGCAGGTTTGACGATCACACCGCCTGAGAACTTCAGTGGTTCGTTTGACCTTGGCGTAACGGCGACCTCGGCAGATGGGGCGGATGTTGCGACGACGACTGGTTCGATCACGGTGGATGTCGCGGGTGTTGCAGATGCGCCGACACTGGACGTCAGCAATGCTGCTGGCAACGAAGACAATGCCATTGCACTAGGCATCGATGCCGGACTTTCTGATAGCTCAGAAACACTCACGGTAACGATCTCTGGCGTTCCGGATGGTGCTTCACTGTCTGCTGGCAACGATAATGGTGACGGCACGTGGACGCTGAGCTCCGAGCAACTTGAAGGCCTGACGATCACTCCGCCTGAGGATTTCAGCGGATCGTTTGACCTTGGCGTGACGGCAACCTCTGCGGATGGCGAAGACATCGCAACTACGACCGGTTCTATTACGGTGGATGTTGACGGTGTTGCGGATGCACCCGCTCTGGATGTCTCAAACGCAAGCGGGAATGAAGACAGCGCCATCGCGCTTGATATTGATGCAGGCCTGACTGACAGCTCCGAGACACTCACAGTTACAATTAGTGGCGTTCCGAACGGCGGGACCTTGTCGGCTGGTACCGACAACGGTGATGGGACTTGGACGTTGAGTTCTCAGCAGCTTGCAGGTCTGACCATCACGCCGCCAGAAGACTTCAGCGGATCTTTTGATCTGGGTGTGACGGCGACGTCCGCTGATGGCTCCGATGTAGCCACGACCACTGGCAGCATCACGGTTGATGTCGCCGGCGTTGCAGATGCACCGACGCTGGGTTTGTCTGATGCTTCCGGCAACGAAGATGGAGCGATTGCGCTCAGCATAGATGCGGGCCTGACTGACAGCTCCGAGACACTCACAGTTACAATTAGTGGCGTTCCGAACGGCGGGACCTTGTCGGCTGGTACCGACAACGGTGATGGCACTTGGACGCTGAGCTCTGAGCAGCTTGATGGTTTGACGATCACGCCGCCTGAGGACTTTAGTGGGTCGTTTGATCTTGGGGTGAGGGCGACTTCTGCGGATGGCAAAGACGTCGCGACCACGACTGGTTCGATCACGGTTGATGTTGCTGGTGTTGCGGATGCACCGGCTCTGGATGTCTCAAGCGCAAGCGGGAATGAAGACAGCGCCATCGCGCTTGATATTGATGCAGGCCTGACTGACAGCTCTGAGACACTCACAGTTACAATCAGTGGCGTTCCGAATGGGGGGACCTTGTCGGCTGGTACCGACAACGGTGACGGCACTTGGACGCTGAGCTCTGAGCAGCTTGCAGATCTGACCATCACGCCGCCAGAGGACTATAGCGGTTCGTTTGACCTTGGCGTAACGGCAACCTCGGCTGACGGCGAAGATGTCGCGACGACGACAAGTTCGATCACAGTTGATGTCGCTGCGGTCGCTGACGCGCCGACGCTCGATCTCTCCGATGCAAGTGGTGCTGAGGACAGTGCCATTGCGCTGAACATCGACGCCGGGCTGACGGATGCCAACGAGACCCTGACGGTCACAATCTCTGGCGTTCCGGACGGCGCAACCCTGTCAGCTGGTACGAACAATGGCGATGGCACATGGTCGCTGGAGCCGGGTCAGCTTGAAGGCCTGACCATCACGCCGCCTGAGGACTTCAGCGGTTCGTTTGACCTTGGTGTGACGGCAACTTCGGCAGATGGCGAGGACGTGGCGACAACCACCGACAGCATCACGGTTGATGTCACTGGTGTTGCAGATGATCCGACGTTGGATGTTTCCGACGCAAGCGGCAATGAAGACAGCGCCATTGCCTTGAACATTGACGCTGGTTTGGCGGATTCGAGTGAAACGCTGACCATAACGATTAGCGGCGTGCCGGAAGGCGCGACGCTGTCGGCAGGAACAGACAACGGTGATGGCACCTGGACCCTGAGCGGTGATCAACTCGAAGGTCTCAGCGTTACGCCACCGTCCGATTTCAGTGGCAGTTTCGACCTTGAAATTACCGCCAGCACGCAGGACGGAATTGATATCGCATCGGTTACCGACACCGTCATGGTTGATGTTGCCGGTGTTGCAGATGTGCCGACACTTGATGTCGCTAATGCAAGTGGTTCTGAGGATAGTGCGATCACACTCGATATCGATGCGGGCCTCACGGATTCAAGTGAATCTCTGACCGTGACGATCAGCGGCGTTCCGGAAGGTTCCGCCTTGTCGGCTGGGACCGATAATGGCGACGGTACCTGGACCTTAAGCTCTGAGCAGCTTGATGGTTTGACGATCACGCCGCCCGAGAACTTCAGCGGTTCCTTCGACCTCGGCGTGACGGCAACTTCTGCGGATGGCGAAGACGTCGCGACCACGACTGGTTCGATCACGGTGGATGTGAGCGGCGTTGGCGATGCGCCGACGTTGGAGGTCAGCAATTCTGCGGGCACCGAAGATTCTGCGATTGCACTCAATCTTGATGCAGGTCTTACGGACAGTTCTGAAACCCTGACCGTGACCATCAGCGGCGTTCCGGGCGGTGCGGCCTTGTCGGCTGGCACGGATAATGGTGACGGCACTTGGACGCTGAACTCTGAACAGCTTGATGGTTTGACGATCACGCCGCCTGAGAACTTCAGTGGGTCGTTTGATCTTGGGGTGGCGGCAACTTCTGCGGATGGCGAGGACGTTTCTACCACGACCGGTTCGATCACTGTTGATGTGACCGGCGTTGCAGATGCACCGACGCTGGATGTCAGCAATGCTGCTGGCAACGAGGATTCGGCGATCGCACTCAATCTTGATGCAGGTCTTACGGACAGTTCCGAAACGCTGACGGTCACCATCTCTGGCGTTCCGGATGGCGCCACACTGTCGACTGGTGCCGATAATGGCGACGGCACCTGGTCGTTGAGCTCTGAGCAGCTTGCAGGTTTGACGATTACCCCGCCCGAGAACTTCAGCGGCTCCTTCGACCTCGGCGTGACGGCGACCTCTGCGGATGGCGAAGACGTCGCGACCACGGTCGGGTCTATTACGGTGGATGTGGCCGGTGTTGCCGATGCGCCGACGCTGGATACTTCTGATGCGACAGGCAACGAAGACAATGCAATTGCACTGGACATTGATGCCGGGCTTGCCGATAGCTCAGAAACGCTCACGGTAACGATCTCTGGCGTTCCGGAGGGTGCTGCCTTGTCGGCTGGCACTGATAATGGTGACGGCACGTGGACGCTAAGTTCTGAGCAGCTTGATGGTTTGACGATCACGCCGCCTGAGAACTTCAGTGGGTCGTTTGATCTTGGGGTGGCGGCAACTTCTTCGGATGGCGAGGACGTTGCGACCACGACTGACTCGATCACCGTTGATGTGAGCGGCGTTGCTGATGCGCCGACGCTGGATGTCAGCAATGCATCTGGCAACGAAGATTCGGCGATCGCACTCAATCTTGATGCAGGTCTTTCGGACAGTTCTGAAACCCTGACCGTGACCATCAGCGGCGTTCCGGGCGGTGCAACCTTGTCGGCAGGTACCGATAATGGCGACGGTACTTGGACATTGAGCTCTGATCAGCTTTCAGGTCTGACCATTACGCCCCCAGAGGACTTTAGTGGTTCGTTTGACCTTGGCGTGACGGCGACCTCTGCGGATGGCGAAGACGTTGCGACCACGACCGGTTCGATCACGGTGGATGTGAGCGGCGTTGCCGATGCGCCGACGCTGGATGTCAGCGATGCTGCAGGCAATGAAGATTCGGCGATCGCGCTTAATCTTGATGCGGGTCTTGCGGACAGTTCTGAAACGCTTACGGTTACGATCTCTGGCGTTCCGGAAGGTGCTGTGTTGTCGGCTGGTACGGACAACGGTGATGGCTCCTGGACGTTGAACCCAGAGCAACTTGACGGTTTGACGGTGACCCCGGCTGAGGATTTCAGCGGGTCGTTCGATTTGCGTGTTACGGCGACCTCTGCCGACGGCGAGGATATTGCCAGTGTAAGTGACACGATCACGGTGGATGTGGCCGGGGTTGCGGATGCGCCGATATTGGATGTGTCGGATGCGTCGGGGTCGGAAGACAGTGATATTGCGCTTGATATCGAGGCCGGGCTTTCCGATGCGTCGGAAGTGCTGTCGGTGACAATTTCGGGTATGCCTGAAGGTGCGCGCCTGTCTGCGGGTACCGATAACGGTGATGGGACCTGGAGTTTGGCAGCGGCAGACCTTGCAGGGCTGACATTGACACCGGCAGAGAATTATTCCGGCGCGTTCGATCTGGAAGTCACTGTGACCTCGACCGATGGCGCAGATACCTCGACGATTAGCGATACCATTACAGTGGATGTTGGCGGGGTGGCGGATACGCCGAGCCTTGATGTGTCCGATATCTCTGGCAACGAAGACACGGACATCGCGCTTGCCATCGATGCAGGTCTGAGTGACAGCTCCGAAACCATGACGATTACGGTGTCCGGCGTGCCAGACGGGGCGAGCCTTTCGGCCGGTACCAACAATGGCGATGGCACCTGGACCCTGAGTGCTGGTGACCTTGAGGGGCTGACAATCACGCCGCCAGATGATTATTCCGGCGCGTTTGACCTTGCGGTCACGGTCACCTCGACCGATGGCAGCGATACCAGCAGTGTCAGTGATACGATCACGGTGAATGTCGCGGGCGTGGCAGATACCCCGACCCTTGAAGTCGAAGACGCAAGTGGCGACGAGGGAACCGCTGTTGCGCTTGATATTGATGCGGCAGTCACGGATGCCAGTGAGACCTTGACGGTTACCGTCAGTGGCGTGCCAGACGGCGCAAGTCTGTCGGCCGGTACCAACAATGGCGACGGCACCTGGACGCTGACATCGGCACAACTGTCGGGCCTGACCATTTCGGCGGCCAGCGATTATGCCGGCACGTTTGAACTGACCGTTTCGGTCCAGTCGCGCGATGGCGAGGATACCGCAACCACCACAGCCATTCTTGAAGTGACCTTTGATCCCGTTCAGGACGACGATGAAGTCATCTGGGATCCGAACGACGATGGCGTGATTGAAACCGGATCCGGGAATGATACGGTCGGCGGCAATGACGGGGATGACACCATCAGCACCAATGCCGGGAACGATACGATCTGGGCCGGCAACGGTGATGACGTGGTCTATGCCGGGGATGGCGATGACAGTGTTACCGGGGATGGTGGTAACGACACGATCTATGGCGGTGGTGGCAACGATACGCTGCACGGCGGCGAAGGTCGCAATACGATCGATGGCGGCACCGGCAATGACTATATTACGGGCGGCAGCGACCGCGACACGATCAGGTCCAGTGCCGGTGACAACATTGTTTATGCCAGCGAAGGCCAAAACTATATCGAAACCGGTGCCGGCAATGACAGCCTCTATGCCGGAAGTGGTGATGACACCATTCTGGGCGGTGATGGCGATAACTATGTCAGTGCTGGCGAAGGTCGGAACGACATCACGACCGGATCGGGGGATGACAGCATTCTGGCCGGAAGTGGCAACGACACCATCAGTGCCGGGGATGGCGACAACTATATAAATGTCGGCGAAGGCAAAAACACCATCGCATCCGGGATCGGTGATGACACCATCATGACCGGATCGGGCGACGATGTGATTGATGCCGGTGATGGCAATAACACCATTACCGCCGGCGAAGGCCGCAATACCATCGACACCGGCAGTGGGGATGACAGCATCACCACCGGCAGCGACAAGGACACCATTTCGGCCGGGGATGGCAATGACAGCATTGATGCCGGGAGCGGCCACAACACCGTCTGGGGCGGTGGTGGCGATGACTCGATTCACGGCGCCTGGGGGGATGACACCTTCTATGGTGGCGATGGCAACGATATCCTCAATGCGGATGGCGGTGACAACGTGTTTGACGGCGGTGCCGGGGACGACACGCTGAGCGCCGGTTGGGGCGAAGATACGTTCTATGGCGGGGCGGGTAACGACTATCTTGATGGCGGTGGTGATGACGACAGCCTTGATGGTGGTGACGGCAATGACCGCCTTCTGGGTGGTGCTGGCGATGACATGCTGCTTGGTGGGGCTGGCAACGACATCTTGCTGGGCGGTGAGGGGGGTGACACCCTTATCGGCGGTATTGGTGATGACAGCCTTTATGGCGGGGGTGGATCGGATCTGTTCATCTTCAACATGGGCGATGGCAATGATCATGTGGATGGCGGTGCCAACGGATGGACCACCGACACCATTGAATTGCACGGGGCCGGTGGTGGCAATATCGACTCGAGCGACTGGACCCTTGTCCTTGATGAGGGTGAGATTACCAAAAGCAAGGGACACTCCTTTGAACTCAGCACCGATTCGTCGGGAACAATCGTGTTTTCTGACGGTTCCGAGTTGACATTCTCCAATGTCGAACGTATCGAGTGGTGA